A window of the Teredinibacter franksiae genome harbors these coding sequences:
- a CDS encoding DUF924 family protein produces MAYTDINSFWFQGCETNPEMLPQAAKRWFSGGEQLDAMIRERFAHLFEPLAAKMEQSSELISAFGAAESLAMIVLFDQFSRNCFRKSAKAFSFDALALQMLDSMEARGLQESLHPIQRVFLYMPLQHAESLSRQTQGVAAFEQLSNLAEAPYRKIVEGSFNYAIEHKAIVERFGRFPHRNDVLGRASTEAEVEYLNSGGKRYGQ; encoded by the coding sequence ATGGCTTATACAGATATCAATAGCTTTTGGTTCCAGGGGTGTGAAACGAATCCAGAAATGTTGCCTCAAGCCGCCAAAAGGTGGTTTAGCGGTGGGGAGCAGTTGGATGCAATGATCCGGGAGCGTTTTGCACATTTATTTGAACCCTTGGCGGCAAAAATGGAGCAATCATCGGAGTTGATATCTGCGTTCGGAGCGGCAGAGTCGCTAGCGATGATTGTGCTCTTTGACCAGTTTAGTCGTAATTGTTTCCGTAAGTCTGCGAAAGCTTTTTCTTTTGATGCGCTAGCGCTACAGATGTTGGACTCTATGGAGGCGCGGGGGCTGCAGGAATCGTTGCACCCAATACAGAGGGTGTTCCTTTATATGCCATTGCAGCACGCTGAGTCACTGAGCCGTCAAACTCAAGGGGTGGCGGCGTTTGAGCAGCTCTCAAACTTGGCCGAAGCCCCGTATAGAAAAATTGTTGAGGGTTCCTTTAATTATGCAATAGAACACAAAGCTATTGTTGAGCGGTTTGGGCGATTTCCCCATCGGAATGATGTTTTAGGTAGAGCATCTACCGAAGCAGAGGTGGAGTACCTAAACAGTGGCGGTAAACGCTATGGGCAGTAG
- a CDS encoding GNAT family N-acyltransferase, translating to MINVEKAITNKFPTFANRPALLRKPTLTLLKKLIYENEINDFLRSHTQDKGFNFVDRVFEFFNFNYTISSKDKSRIPASGGVVIIANHPIGSLDGLAMLKLVSEVRDDVKIVANDMLMNFEALHELFIPLDNMTGGGARRSYKRVIHALKQDQAIIVFPAGEVSRVRPTGVRDTQWRPGFLHFARKSQSPILPVHIHAKNSLLFYGASAIFKPLGTALLAHEMFNKRSSSIHFSVGDLIPSESLKTDQLLDRTLVKRIKKHLYNIGHSNTNTFSTQKKIARAEPIEKLHKELQQAKKIGATRDNNEIYLLDYHRDSAVLREVGRLRELTFREVGEGTGQKRDTDNYDRHYKHLVLWNVKNQEIAGSYRLGEGQSILARRGIQGLYTSSLYRFEPAMEKYFNEGVELGRSFVAPQYWGKACLDYLWQGLGAYLAHNPQIRYLIGPVSMSAEYPRELMDMLVYFYHRYYACPEHLAKANHPYLLSTERMEQLANHFGEHNADDAFDFMQQYFVQKGHRLPVLFKQYTALFEPGGFQSIVFSRDPSFGDCLDGLCMADITKLKMNKRKRYIGF from the coding sequence ATGATTAATGTTGAAAAAGCTATAACCAATAAATTCCCAACGTTCGCCAACCGGCCTGCGCTGCTACGTAAACCCACGTTAACACTGCTAAAAAAACTGATTTATGAAAATGAAATTAATGATTTTCTCCGAAGCCACACGCAGGATAAAGGCTTTAATTTTGTCGATCGAGTATTTGAATTTTTTAACTTTAACTACACTATAAGTTCAAAAGACAAAAGCCGTATTCCGGCATCAGGCGGTGTTGTTATCATTGCCAACCATCCCATTGGCTCCCTCGACGGGCTGGCCATGTTAAAACTAGTAAGTGAAGTGCGCGACGACGTTAAAATTGTTGCCAACGATATGCTGATGAATTTCGAAGCCCTGCATGAGCTGTTTATCCCCTTAGATAACATGACCGGCGGCGGCGCTAGACGCAGCTACAAACGTGTTATTCATGCACTAAAGCAAGACCAAGCCATCATTGTATTTCCAGCAGGCGAGGTATCCAGAGTGCGGCCAACGGGCGTAAGGGATACCCAGTGGCGGCCAGGTTTTTTACATTTTGCTCGAAAATCACAGTCTCCCATACTGCCTGTTCATATCCACGCGAAAAATTCGCTGCTTTTTTACGGTGCCTCGGCCATTTTCAAACCCCTCGGCACGGCCTTGCTCGCCCACGAGATGTTTAACAAACGTTCCAGCAGCATTCACTTTAGTGTTGGAGATCTAATTCCTTCGGAGTCTCTAAAAACAGACCAGCTTCTTGATCGCACACTGGTCAAGCGTATTAAAAAACACCTTTATAATATCGGCCATTCAAACACAAACACATTCTCAACCCAGAAAAAAATTGCTCGCGCCGAACCCATTGAAAAACTACACAAAGAACTACAGCAAGCAAAAAAAATCGGCGCCACGCGGGATAACAATGAAATCTATTTACTTGATTATCATCGTGATTCAGCGGTATTGAGAGAAGTTGGTAGGCTGCGCGAACTGACCTTTCGTGAAGTTGGAGAAGGCACAGGCCAAAAACGAGATACAGACAACTACGACCGCCACTATAAGCATTTGGTTTTGTGGAACGTCAAAAATCAGGAAATTGCTGGTTCTTATAGGCTTGGGGAAGGCCAATCTATTCTCGCCCGGCGAGGCATACAGGGCCTCTATACCAGCAGCCTATATCGATTCGAACCGGCAATGGAAAAATATTTTAACGAAGGCGTAGAACTAGGGAGAAGCTTTGTTGCACCACAATACTGGGGGAAGGCCTGTCTCGATTATTTATGGCAGGGCTTGGGCGCCTATCTGGCCCACAACCCTCAAATTCGATATCTAATAGGGCCTGTTAGCATGAGCGCAGAGTATCCCCGAGAACTGATGGATATGCTGGTCTACTTTTACCACCGCTACTATGCCTGCCCGGAACATTTAGCCAAGGCTAATCACCCCTACCTGCTCTCGACTGAAAGAATGGAGCAACTAGCAAATCATTTCGGTGAACACAACGCAGACGATGCTTTTGATTTTATGCAGCAGTACTTTGTACAAAAAGGACACAGGCTACCAGTACTATTCAAACAATATACCGCATTATTTGAACCCGGCGGATTTCAATCCATTGTATTCAGCCGCGACCCAAGCTTTGGCGACTGCCTAGATGGCCTTTGCATGGCCGATATTACCAAGCTCAAAATGAATAAACGCAAACGCTATATTGGTTTTTAA
- a CDS encoding MAPEG family protein, with protein sequence MLYPMFALVAFVFLFIVCQFILRLKSVRTRTVSLSYYRVFQCKDAEIPTQILAGGRHLSNMFETPVLFYVVSVLAIVLQVETLWMITLGWVYVGARIVHAYIHAVYNNVIHRMLIFWLGIIVLLLMWITLVISASATAV encoded by the coding sequence ATGCTTTATCCCATGTTTGCGTTAGTCGCTTTTGTGTTTTTATTTATTGTATGCCAATTTATTTTACGGCTTAAATCCGTACGTACTCGTACGGTAAGCTTAAGTTACTACCGTGTTTTTCAATGTAAAGACGCTGAAATTCCTACCCAAATTCTTGCCGGCGGCCGCCATTTATCCAATATGTTTGAAACTCCTGTGCTGTTTTATGTGGTTTCGGTATTGGCCATTGTTCTGCAGGTGGAAACGCTTTGGATGATTACCTTGGGTTGGGTTTATGTTGGTGCGAGAATTGTGCACGCTTACATTCACGCGGTGTACAACAATGTTATACACCGCATGCTGATTTTTTGGCTGGGAATAATAGTGCTATTACTGATGTGGATCACACTGGTGATTTCCGCGAGCGCTACTGCGGTTTAA
- the smrA gene encoding DNA endonuclease SmrA has product MTDDNDFGSLLGDDVQPITTPKRVSLDALKDGDVDKEKRRLAAQSLSEPKQDPLSVPVERVDPLAVLSYQRPGVQHGVFKNLRLGKYALDARLDLHRLTVELARKSVFQFIQDCRETDVRCALVTHGKGEGRETPALLKSCVAHWLPQFDEVLAFHTAQKRHGSYGATYVLLKKSDKNKLETKERHARHQK; this is encoded by the coding sequence ATGACAGACGATAACGATTTCGGTAGCCTGCTAGGCGACGATGTGCAGCCCATAACAACGCCAAAGCGGGTCAGCTTAGACGCCTTAAAAGATGGCGATGTCGATAAGGAAAAGCGACGGCTGGCGGCACAATCGTTGTCTGAACCTAAACAAGACCCGCTTTCCGTACCCGTTGAGCGCGTTGACCCGCTTGCTGTGCTCAGCTATCAGCGCCCTGGTGTTCAGCATGGCGTATTTAAAAATCTTCGTTTGGGCAAGTACGCACTCGACGCTCGCCTAGATTTGCACCGGCTGACGGTAGAGCTGGCACGTAAAAGTGTTTTTCAGTTTATTCAAGATTGCCGTGAAACCGATGTGCGTTGTGCGCTTGTTACCCATGGCAAGGGCGAGGGAAGAGAAACTCCCGCGTTACTAAAAAGCTGTGTCGCGCATTGGTTACCGCAATTTGACGAAGTTCTGGCGTTTCATACAGCGCAAAAACGCCACGGCAGTTATGGGGCTACTTACGTGCTACTCAAAAAAAGTGATAAAAATAAGTTGGAAACAAAAGAACGGCACGCACGCCATCAAAAATAG